One Panicum virgatum strain AP13 chromosome 3N, P.virgatum_v5, whole genome shotgun sequence DNA segment encodes these proteins:
- the LOC120663580 gene encoding probable glycosyltransferase 3: protein MGTPAAGGWRLPSRGRSSSSKLTQRAINNIRFALLCAFVTLLVLRGTVGVSRRLVYIAGSRRAPSGTNKVVEDMERTLREIRADSDPDPEDGGSRAATTTPVARYYDRGSAWSTQNYSLGPRVTRWNAKRRRWLHLNPGFPSRDARGNPRVLLVTASPPGPCDTPGGDHFLLRATKNRMDYCRLHGIEYAHAMARLDAELTGGWAKLPLLRRLMLVHPEVEWLWWMDGDALVTDMGFELPLARYEGTHLVVHGNSHLLFQQRSWVAVSTGSFLLRNCQWSLELLDAWAVMGPRGRARDDAGRLLTATLYGRPAFEADDQSALIHLLLTEKERWMDKVYLENEYYLHGLWAGLVGKYEKVMEKHHPGYGDDRWPFVTHFVGCKPCSGGGGRSRRGGGNSSDEYPPERCVSGMERAFNFADNQVLRLYGFRHESLASSDVRRVTNRSANPLEAKEDALSFLKKPKDPVVQSHDVRKNRKRKGKKDSVLARVLKRLGWRSEF from the coding sequence ATGGgtacgccggcggccggcgggtggaGGTTGCCGTCGCGGggccggagcagcagcagcaagctgaCACAGCGGGCCATCAACAACATCAGGTTCGCCCTGCTCTGCGCCTTCGTCACGCTCCTCGTCCTCCGCGGCACCGTCGGCGtcagccgccgcctcgtctACATCGCCGGCTCCCGCCGCGCTCCGTCCGGCACCAACAAGGTCGTCGAGGACATGGAGCGCACCCTCCGCGAGATCCGCGCCGACTCCGACCCGGACCCCGAAGACGGCGGCAGCAGAGCGGCGACCACCACCCCGGTGGCCAGGTACTACGACCGCGGCAGCGCGTGGTCGACGCAGAACTACAGCCTCGGGCCCCGGGTGACGCGCTGGAACGCCAAGCGCCGGCGGTGGCTGCACCTGAACCCGGGGTTCCCGTCCCGCGACGCGCGCGGCAACCCACGGGTCCTGCTCGtcacggcctcgccgccggggccCTGCGACACCCCCGGCGGCGACCACTTCCTGCTCAGGGCCACCAAGAACAGGATGGACTACTGCCGCCTCCACGGCATCGAGTACGCGCACGCCATGGCGCGCCTCGACGCGGAGCTCACGGGCGGCTGGGCCAAgctcccgctgctgcggcgcctCATGCTGgtgcacccggaggtggagtggcTGTGGTGGATGGACGGCGACGCGCTCGTCACCGACATGGGGTTCGAGCTCCCGCTGGCGCGCTACGAGGGCACCCACCTCGTCGTCCACGGCAACTCGCACCTCCTCTTCCAGCAGCGCTCCTGGGTCGCCGTCAGCACCGGCAGCTTCCTGCTCCGGAACTGCCAGTGGTCGCTGGAGCTGCTCGACGCCTGGGCCGTGATGGGGCCGAGAGGCCGCGCCCGCGACGACGCCGGGAGGCTGCTGACGGCGACCCTCTATGGCCGCCCGGCGTTCGAGGCCGACGACCAGTCGGCGCTCATCCACCTGCTGCTTACCGAGAAGGAGCGGTGGATGGACAAGGTGTACCTCGAGAACGAGTACTACCTGCACGGCCTCTGGGCGGGGCTGGTCGGCAAGTACGAGAAGGTGATGGAGAAACACCACCCGGGGTACGGCGACGACCGGTGGCCGTTCGTCACGCACTTCGTCGGGTGCAAAccttgcagcggcggcggcggaaggtccAGAAGGGGCGGCGGCAACTCCAGCGATGAGTACCCGCCGGAACGTTGCGTCAGTGGCATGGAGCGCGCCTTCAACTTCGCCGACAACCAGGTGCTCCGGCTGTACGGCTTCCGGCACGAGTCGCTGGCGAGCTCCGATGTCAGGCGGGTGACGAACCGGTCGGCGAACCCGCTGGAGGCCAAGGAGGACGCTCTATCTTTCTTGAAGAAACCCAAGGACCCGGTTGTCCAGAGCCATGATGTACGCAAAAATCGAAAGCGCAAAGGGAAAAAGGACTCTGTTCTTGCAAGAGTCCTGAAGAGACTAGGATGGAGATCTGAGTTTTGa
- the LOC120663581 gene encoding probable glycosyltransferase 3 yields MGVAGGGGVRLRASSLKKQRQRTMNNIKITLLCGFITVLVLRGTAGINLLVNSGDSDGAAADAKVVEDIERILAEIRSDSEPDDVVVLVGGDGSSSSSSPNATAGLGNFSSSATLIKVKEYSLGPKVSDWDDQRREWLSRNPEFPSRDARGNPRILVVTGSPPGPCDNPAGDHYLLKAIKNKIDYCRLHGIDIVHNMAHLDPELTGYWSKIPLVRRLMLAHPEVEWVWWVDSDAIFTDMAFELPLSRYEGCNLVVHGYPDLLEKRSWISLNAGIFLLRNCQWSLDLLDAWVPMGPRGPSRVEAGKLLTASLTGRPPFDADDQSALIHLLLIEKDKWMDKVHIEREFYLHGFWTGLVDKYEQMMEEHHPGLGDDRWPFITHFVGCKTCGRYEDYPLDRCLRGMERAFNFADNQVLRLYGFQHRSLVSAKVRRVTDPRANPLEAKEAALKMDAKFDRV; encoded by the coding sequence AtgggggtggccggcggcggcggcgtgcggctgcGGGCCAGCAGCCTCAAGAAGCAGCGGCAGCGGACAATGAACAACATCAAGATCACGCTCCTCTGCGGCTTCATCACCGTGCTCGTCCTCCGCGGCACCGCCGGAATCAACCTCCTCGTCAACAGCGGCGACTccgacggcgccgcggccgacgccaAGGTCGTCGAGGACATCGAGCGCATCCTCGCCGAGATCCGCTCCGACTCCGAGCCCGACGACGTCGTCGTCCTGGTCGGCGGGgacgggtcgtcgtcgtcgtcgtcccccaACGCGACGGCCGGCCTCGGCAACTTCTCGTCGTCGGCGACGCTGATCAAGGTCAAGGAGTACAGCCTGGGCCCCAAGGTGAGCGACTGGGACGACCAGCGCCGCGAGTGGCTGTCCCGGAACCCGGAGTTCCCGTCCCGCGACGCGCGGGGCAACCCGCGGATCCTGGTCGTCAccggctcgccgccggggcCCTGCGACAACCCCGCCGGCGACCACTACCTGCTCAAGGCTATCAAGAACAAGATCGACTACTGCCGCCTCCACGGCATCGACATCGTGCACAACATGGCGCACCTCGACCCGGAGCTGACGGGGTACTGGTCCAAGATCCCGCTGGTGCGGCGCCTGATGCTGgcgcacccggaggtggagtgggTCTGGTGGGTGGACAGCGACGCCATCTTCACCGACATGGCCTTCGAGCTTCCGCTCTCGCGCTACGAGGGCTGCAACCTCGTCGTCCACGGCTACCCGGACCTCCTCGAGAAGCGGTCCTGGATCTCCCTCAACGCCGGCATCTTCCTGCTCCGCAATTGCCAGTGGTCGCTGGACCTGCTCGACGCCTGGGTGCCCATGGGCCCGAGGGGCCCCTCCCGCGTCGAGGCCGGGAAGCTGCTGACGGCGAGCCTGACGGGGCGGCCGCCGTTCGACGCCGACGACCAGTCGGCGCTGATCCACCTGCTGCTCATCGAGAAGGACAAGTGGATGGACAAGGTGCACATCGAGAGGGAGTTCTACCTCCATGGCTTCTGGACGGGGCTGGTGGACAAGTACGAGCAGATGATGGAGGAGCACCACCCGGGCCTCGGCGACGACCGCTGGCCCTTCATCACCCACTTCGTCGGCTGCAAGACCTGCGGCAGGTACGAGGACTACCCGCTGGACCGGTGCCTCCGCGGCATGGAGCGCGCCTTCAACTTCGCCGACAACCAGGTGCTCCGGCTCTACGGCTTCCAGCACCGGTCGCTGGTGAGCGCCAAGGTCAGGAGGGTCACCGACCCGAGGGCCAACCCGCTGGAGGCCAAGGAGGCGGCGCTCAAGATGGACGCCAAGTTCGACCGCGTCTAG